A segment of the Longimicrobiales bacterium genome:
AGGCGCACCGAGAGCGTATCGAAGAACGTCGTGTCGCGTGAGAATCGCGGGTCGAGCGTGACCGGCAGAGTCTCGGCGACCGGCGTGCCGGCATAGCCGCCCTCCGCGAATGCATGACGGCCGCCGAGCATGAGCAGGCTACCGCCGCGTTCCGACACGAACTCGGCAATCATGCGCAGCTGCTCGTGCGTGAAGTGGCTCGCCTCGATACTGCCGAGGATCAGCGCGCGATAGGAGAACAGCTCCTCGCGTGTCGTCGGAAACCCGGTGAAGAGCTCGCCCGCGCTGTCCACATCCAGCCGCATGAACTTGCTGTCCGCGGTGCGCTGCAGGGTCACGACCTGGAGGTTGCTGTCCGGGGCGACGGCGCGGCGCATGAACTTGACTTCCCAGCGCGGCTCCCCCTCGAAGTAGAGAATCTTCTCGCGGCCGTCGCGCACGTCGATCAGCGCTTCCTGCTCGTTGTTCTCGAGGACCCGCTCATCGTCCTTCGCGGGCACGCGGAAGCGGAACCGACGCGCGCCCGGCTCGGATGCCGTGAACTGCACGCGCACCGGCGTCGGCTCGCCAGCGCGCGGCAGCGACACTTCCTCCGAGCCCACTATGCGGCCGCCGTCCTCGACGAGCACGGTCACCTTCTGTCCGCTGTATCCCGTCTGCGAGATGATCAGGTCCACAACCAGCGACGTCCCCTTCAACGCCTCGCGCGGCGCGGACACACGGCTCAGCTCGATGTCGTTGTCGAACGACTCGCGGCCGACGCCGACCGGAAAGACCGGCACGCCCGCCGCGCGCAGCGCCAGCAGCGACTCGCCGAGCGCGGACGCCGACACGTCCTGCACGTCCGCCCCGACGTCCGCGCCATCCGTGACCAGCACGACGCCGGAGAGCGGCAGCGCACCCAGTTCCTCGCGCACGCGGTCGAGCGCCGGCGCGATCGCCGTGCGACCGCCGTCGTATGTCAGCCCGGCAGCGCTCTCCATCCGGTCCGCCTGCTCCGAGAAGCGGAAGAAGCGGAGCTGGAACCGCGCCTCGAGCGCCTCGAGCAGGGCTGCGTCCGGCTCGGCGAACGTCTCCTCAACGAACTGGCTGCGCGGCGCTCCGCCGTCATCGGCAATGCGCATGCTGCGCGAGTCGTCGATCAGGATGCCGAGATAGTTCTGCTGCGGTACCACACTCGACAGCACCAGGACCGGTCGCAGCAGGCAGAAGAAGAGGACGAGGAATGCAGTCGAGCGCAGCGCCGCCAGCGCAATGCGATCGCTCCTGCGCGCCTTCGCCATCGGGCGGCGGTAGGTCCACGCGACGAGCGCGATCGCGCCCAGCGCCAGGACCAGGAGCACGACGGCCGGCAGCGGCGGCTGGAATACCACCTGCCCCTCCTCGTAGAGGAGCGGACGATACTTGAACAGGAACGTGAAGATGGATTCCACTGCGTCGCTCTAGTGAGTCATGGCGTGGACAATCGCGTTTGCGCCGATCTGGTACGCGAACGTGGAAAACTCGAGCGGATAATCCGGCTGCTCCGCCCACTCCCAGGCATCCCCAATGTCCGTGTTCCAGTTGATCATCACCATCAGGCGCCCGGCATCGTCGAAGATCCCGCGCACGTGCGGCACACGGCCGTCCTGCTCGTACGTCCGGCGGTTCCACCGCCAGTTGTCGACCGCCGGTACCTGGACGATGTCACGGATGTGGTAGAGGCTGCTGAAGATCGGATGATCGAGCGGCAGGTCTACGATCTCGTGTTCCGGCAGCACGAGCCGCATCTGCTGCTCGAAGTTCTGCCACTGCCACGTGCCCCAGAAGTCATCGATGAACGCGAAGCCGCCCGCCAGCAGGTAGCCGCGCAGACCCGCCGCCTCCTCCGGCGAGAGCGACATCGCGCCCACCTCCAGCATGTAGACGAACGGATGCCGCCGCAGCTCCGGGTCGTCGAGGGCCACTGCATGTTCGGAGTTGTATGCGTCCAGATTTGTTAAACGGCGCAGCACCGTGAGAAACTGCAGGTCGGCCTTCGGATAGTCGACCGACCACGAATCGCGGCCCCACCCGCCCCGCCGGTTCGATCGGCGCGTGCTCGAGTAGATGCCGCGTGTGAACGTGAACGCGTGCGGCTGCACCGGCCCCGCCGCCACCAGCTCCGGACGCGCTGCCGCACTCCCTGCGCCCCGCTCTGCTGCGGCAGAGCCGGCGATCAGGACGATTCCGCCCGCCAGAACCACGGCAGGCAGGGACAAAAACAGGTGCGGCCGCACGGTGACTCCGGTCAAAAGTCTCGGCGGGCAGTGAACGCTTCGCTGCGTGGGATGATTCCCTATACTAACGCCTGATCGCGCCGTTCCCAAACCGGGGCCGGCGGCCGCGCCGGCGGGACGGCCGGCAGATGGGGCGGTGCGGTTTCGCGGTGTGCCGCTTTACAAATGGCGTCCGACCCACCCATGTTGCATACAGTTGGTCCCATCGTCTGCCGGGAATCTCACAACACGGAGTATCCAATGAAGCGAGGCAGCAGAGCCCTGCCTGTGATCGCGATCGCCCTCGCCGTCGGTACGGCCGGGTGCGCGCGTCAGTCGGCTGTGGCGTCCCCCGCGCCGCGGGGCGCGGCCGGCCAGGACAGTGCCGCACCGGGCGGTGCACGCGGCGCGGCGGCACCGCGGCCCTATGCACGCGTGATCACACCAGCAGCGGAAACGAAGGAAGGCCTGTTCAAGGTGCATCGAGTGGCCGACAAGCTCTTCTTCGAGATCCCGCCCTCCGAGCTGGACCGGGACATCCTGGTCGTGCAGCGAACGGTCGCGGGCGGCAACGCCAGCGGTTTCTTCGGGGGCGGTCCATCGCGGGTTGTGGAGTTCGACCGGGAGGGTGACCGTGTGCTGCTGCGTCAGAAGTCGTACGGCATCGTGGCCGACACGGCCCGCTCGATCGCGCAGGCGGTGGAGGCGCTGAATTACGGACCGATCATCGCCACGTTCAACGTTGAGACATGGGGCCCTGACAGTGCTGCTGTGATCGACGTGACGAAGCTGTTCACGACCAACATCAACGAGTTCGCCAGCGTACCCGGGCTCCAGACGGACCGCACGTATCTGGAGACCTTCTCCGTGTTCCCGGAGAACGTGAACGTGGAGGCGACGCAGACGGGCAATCAGCCGCCGCCGCAGGGATCGCCGCCGGGATCGCGCCCGAGCACGGTGACGGAACGGACGAGCTGGAGCTTCCTGAAGCTGCCGGAAGACCCGATGCGGCCGCGTCTGCACGATCGCCGTGTAGGTCTCGGCTCCATTGCGCACATTGACTACTCACGCCCGGAGCACGAGGCGACGGAGCGCCGCTACATCCGCCGCTACCGCCTCGAGAAGGAGAATCCGTCGGCCGCAATCTCCGATCCGATCGAGCCGATTGTCTTCTACATTGACAACGCCACGCCCGAGTGGCTCGTGCCGTATGTCATTCAGGGCGTTGACGACTGGGAGCCCGCGTACCGGGAGGCCGGCTTCAGCAACGCGATCGAGGGACGGCTTGCGCCTTCGCCCTCGGAGGATCCCGACTTCTCGCTGCTCGATGCGCGTCACTCCGTCATCTACTGGCGCCCGTCCGATGTTGCCAACGCGACAGGCGGCCAGCTCGTGGATCCGCGCACGGGCGAGATCATCAAGGCGGAAGTGAACATGTACCACAACGTGCAGAACCTGCTGCGCAACTGGTACTTCACGCAGGTCTCCCCGCTCGATCCGCGCGCACAGACGCTGCCGCTGCCGGACTCGCTGATGGGGCGGCTCGTCCGCTACGTCGTTGCACACGAGGTCGGTCACGCCATCGGCTTCCCGCACAACATGAAGGCGAGCGCGATGTATCCGGCCGACTCCATCCGCAGCGCGTCGTTCCTGCGCCGCATGGGCGGACACGTCGCAACACTGATGGATTACTCCCGCTTCAACTACGTCGCGCAGCCCGAGGACAACATCCCTCCCGAGCTGCTCGTACCGGACATCGGGCCCTACGACAAGTTTGCCATCATGTGGCAGAACAAGCCGATCCCTGGTGCAGCCACGCCCGACGATGAATGGCGCACGCTCGACAGCTGGTCGCGCATGCAGGACACCATCCCGTGGTTTCGGTGGACCACCTCGGATGCGACCTCCGATCCGTTCGCGCTCACTGAGGCCGTCGGTGACGAAGATGCGGTCAAGTCGAGCACGCTCGGCATGCGCAACCTCGAACGCGTCGTCGGATCGCTCCTGCGCGTCGCCGAGCAGCCCGGCAAGCCGTACGACCTGCTCGACGAGCTCTACGGCAACGCCGTCTCGCAGTGGGGCCGGTACAACGGTCACGTCGCCGCGGTCATAGGCGGCGCAGAGACCTGGGAGCGCTACGGCACGGGACCGCGCTTCCAGCCGCTGTCGGAGGCCCGGCAGAAGGAGGCGATCGACTACCTGAATCGCGTGGCGTTCCGCGTGCCGGAAATGTTCCTGAATCCCGAGATCCTGCGCCGTATCGAGCAGGAGGGTGTAATCTCGCGCATTCGCGGAGCGCAGGCCGGCGTGCTCAACTCGCTGCTCGCAGTCAGTCGGCTCAACCGGCTAGCCGAGTACGAGGCCCTCGCCGGCCCGCGCGGCGACAGCTACACCGTGGCCGAGTTCCTGGGCGACCTCCGCTCCGGGATCTGGACCGAGCTGACGCAGCGCAATCCCACGGTCGACGTGTACCGCCGCACACTGCAGCGCGTCTACCTGGAGGCCGCCGAGCGCGCCATCGACCCACCCGAGCCGCCGGCCAGTGCACCGGCAGCCGTACGTGCCGCGGCGGAAGCGGCCAGAACCAGCGACGCCCGGGCCCTGCTGCGCGGCGAGCTGGCGGAGCTGCAGAGACTGTCGGAGACCGCCGCCAATCGCACGAACGACCCGATGACGCGCCTGCACCTGCGCGACATCAACCTCGAGATCAGGAGGATCCTGGATCCGACCTCCTGAGGTTGGGAGATCGGGGGACGGGAGTACGGGAGGGACGGGCTTCGGCTCGTCCCTTCTGCGTTTTCCGGTTTAACGGACAATTTCACCACAGAGCACTCAGAGCACTCAGAGGTGGCACTGTACTGAGGGACGGAACGAATGGCGATGGTAAGGTCCGAGCGCCAGCAGTATGGCAACCCGCCCGCATCAGCCTCCATTCTTTTGTTGTTGTAAAACAGAAAAGGGAATCCGGCCGGATCATGAATCCCGATTATCCATAGCCGCCCTCCGGGTGCTCTGAGTGCTCTGTGGTGATAAATTCGTTCGGCAGCCCAGCCACAATCTCCTGATCCCCAGATGGAGCCTCGACAGATGCGAACGATGCATGCCCTGCTCTCCGCCCTCGTCCTCATCCCCGGTGTGCTCTCCGCACAGTTGACCCCTCAGACGACGGGCACTACCGCGGAGTTCAGGGCGATGCACGCTCCGTCGGCGGATGTGGTCTGGGCTGCCGGACGGGGCGGCGTGTATGCGGTGACGACGGACGGCGGCGCAAGCTGGCGCGCGGATTCGGTGGCGGGTGCTGCGGCATTGTTCTTCACAGGTGCGTGGGCGGCGGACGAGCGCAACGCCTGGCTGCTCGGCACATCGTTCGATGGCGGTCTCGCACGGATCTATCGTACCGCCGATGGTGGAGCGAGCTGGTCGGTGCAGTGGGAGAGCACGGAGGCCGGCGTGTTCATGGACGCGCTCCAGTGCTGGAGCCTCGACCACTGCG
Coding sequences within it:
- a CDS encoding DUF4159 domain-containing protein, which translates into the protein MRPHLFLSLPAVVLAGGIVLIAGSAAAERGAGSAAARPELVAAGPVQPHAFTFTRGIYSSTRRSNRRGGWGRDSWSVDYPKADLQFLTVLRRLTNLDAYNSEHAVALDDPELRRHPFVYMLEVGAMSLSPEEAAGLRGYLLAGGFAFIDDFWGTWQWQNFEQQMRLVLPEHEIVDLPLDHPIFSSLYHIRDIVQVPAVDNWRWNRRTYEQDGRVPHVRGIFDDAGRLMVMINWNTDIGDAWEWAEQPDYPLEFSTFAYQIGANAIVHAMTH
- a CDS encoding zinc-dependent metalloprotease, whose protein sequence is MKRGSRALPVIAIALAVGTAGCARQSAVASPAPRGAAGQDSAAPGGARGAAAPRPYARVITPAAETKEGLFKVHRVADKLFFEIPPSELDRDILVVQRTVAGGNASGFFGGGPSRVVEFDREGDRVLLRQKSYGIVADTARSIAQAVEALNYGPIIATFNVETWGPDSAAVIDVTKLFTTNINEFASVPGLQTDRTYLETFSVFPENVNVEATQTGNQPPPQGSPPGSRPSTVTERTSWSFLKLPEDPMRPRLHDRRVGLGSIAHIDYSRPEHEATERRYIRRYRLEKENPSAAISDPIEPIVFYIDNATPEWLVPYVIQGVDDWEPAYREAGFSNAIEGRLAPSPSEDPDFSLLDARHSVIYWRPSDVANATGGQLVDPRTGEIIKAEVNMYHNVQNLLRNWYFTQVSPLDPRAQTLPLPDSLMGRLVRYVVAHEVGHAIGFPHNMKASAMYPADSIRSASFLRRMGGHVATLMDYSRFNYVAQPEDNIPPELLVPDIGPYDKFAIMWQNKPIPGAATPDDEWRTLDSWSRMQDTIPWFRWTTSDATSDPFALTEAVGDEDAVKSSTLGMRNLERVVGSLLRVAEQPGKPYDLLDELYGNAVSQWGRYNGHVAAVIGGAETWERYGTGPRFQPLSEARQKEAIDYLNRVAFRVPEMFLNPEILRRIEQEGVISRIRGAQAGVLNSLLAVSRLNRLAEYEALAGPRGDSYTVAEFLGDLRSGIWTELTQRNPTVDVYRRTLQRVYLEAAERAIDPPEPPASAPAAVRAAAEAARTSDARALLRGELAELQRLSETAANRTNDPMTRLHLRDINLEIRRILDPTS